A window from Pagrus major chromosome 4, Pma_NU_1.0 encodes these proteins:
- the LOC140994987 gene encoding lactadherin-like isoform X1, producing the protein MKRPGNVITAAVATFTLLLCLTSVRGDFCKVNLCHNGATCVTGVGDDPFICICADGFGGDTCNLTETGPCSPNPCKNDGSCEIIAPTRRGDVFNEYVCKCQPGFEGVHCQTNVNDCANQPCNNGGICRDLDGDYTCQCPSPYVGKQCQLRCISLLGMEGGAIVESQISASSVHYGVLGLQRWGPELARLNNQGIVNAWTSAAHDRNPWIEINMQKKMRLTGIITQGASRMGTAEYIKAFKVASSFDGNSYTTYRVEGQRRDKVFMGNTDNDSTKTNLFDPPIVAQYIRIIPVICRRACTLRMELVGCELNGCSEPLGMKSRLVSDGQLSASSSFRTWGIDTFTWHPQFARLDKQGKTNAWSPAHSNRSEWIQVDLEKTKRLTGIITQGAKDFGVVQFVSVFKVAYSNDGESWSIVKEESTGDDKLFQGNIDNNSHKKNLFEPPFYARYVRVVPWEWHERITLRMELLGCDD; encoded by the exons aTGAAACGTCCGGGAAATGTAATAACAGCGGCTGTAGCTACATTTACTCTTCTGCTGTGCCTGACTTCAGTCAGAG GTGACTTCTGTAAGGTGAATCTTTGCCATAATGGAGCAACATGTGTGACGGGGGTAGGTGACGATCCATTCATCTGTATCTGTGCAGATGGCTTCGGAGGAGACACCTGCAACCTGACAGAGACAG GACCGTGCAGTCCTAACCCCTGTAAGAATGATGGCTCATGCGAGATCATCGCTCCAACCAGACGAGGAGACGTTTTCAATGAGTACGTCTGCAAGTGCCAGCCGGGCTTTGAGGGAGTGCACTGCCAGACCA ATGTGAATGATTGTGCCAACCAGCCCTGTAACAATGGAGGGATATGTCGAGATCTTGATGGAGATTACACCTGCCAGTGTCCCTCACCGTATGTTGGAAAGCAGTGCCAGCTAC GTTGCATTTCTCTGctggggatggagggaggagcgATCGTGGAGTCACAGATCTCAGCGTCCTCTGTACACTACGGCGTTCTGGGACTTCAGCGTTGGGGCCCTGAGTTGGCTCGACTCAACAACCAGGGCATCGTCAACGCCTGGACGTCAGCAGCCCACGACAGGAACCCCTGGATCGAG ATTAACATGCAGAAGAAGATGCGTCTGACAGGCATCATCACTCAGGGCGCCAGTCGAATGGGCACAGCTGAGTACATCAAGGCCTTCAAGGTGGCGAGCAGCTTCGATGGAAACTCTTACACGACCTACAGAGTGGAGGGCCAACGTAGGGACAAG gtTTTCATGGGCAACACAGATAACGACAGCACAAAGACGAACCTCTTTGACCCTCCCATCGTCGCCCAGTACATCCGAATCATCCCTGTGATTTGCCGCAGGGCCTGCACGCTGCGCATGGAGCTGGTGGGCTGTGAACTCAATg GTTGCTCAGAGCCTCTGGGGATGAAGTCTCGCCTCGTCTCAGACGGCCAGCTCTCGGCCTCCAGCTCTTTCCGCACGTGGGGCATCGACACTTTCACCTGGCACCCTCAGTTTGCCCGACTGGACAAGCAGGGGAAGACAAACGCCTGGTCTCCTGCACACAGCAACCGCTCAGAGTGGATCCAG GTCGATCTAGAGAAGACAAAGCGCCTCACAGGCATCATCACTCAGGGGGCCAAAGACTTCGGGGTGGTGCAGTTTGTGTCGGTGTTTAAAGTCGCCTACAGTAACGATGGAGAGTCGTGGAGTATCGTGAAGGAGGAGAGCACCGGCGATGATAAG cttttCCAAGGTAACATCGACAACAACTCCCATAAGAAGAATCTGTTCGAGCCTCCGTTCTACGCCCGGTACGTCCGAGTCGTCCCCTGGGAGTGGCACGAGCGCATCACTCTACGCATGGAGCTGCTGGGCTGCGATGACTAG
- the LOC140994987 gene encoding lactadherin-like isoform X2: MKRPGNVITAAVATFTLLLCLTSVRGDFCKVNLCHNGATCVTGVGDDPFICICADGFGGDTCNLTETGPCSPNPCKNDGSCEIIAPTRRGDVFNEYVCKCQPGFEGVHCQTNVNDCANQPCNNGGICRDLDGDYTCQCPSPYVGKQCQLRCISLLGMEGGAIVESQISASSVHYGVLGLQRWGPELARLNNQGIVNAWTSAAHDRNPWIEINMQKKMRLTGIITQGASRMGTAEYIKAFKVASSFDGNSYTTYRVEGQRRDKVFMGNTDNDSTKTNLFDPPIVAQYIRIIPVICRRACTLRMELVGCELNVYSNAAGCSEPLGMKSRLVSDGQLSASSSFRTWGIDTFTWHPQFARLDKQGKTNAWSPAHSNRSEWIQVDLEKTKRLTGIITQGAKDFGVVQFVSVFKVAYSNDGESWSIVKEESTGDDKLFQGNIDNNSHKKNLFEPPFYARYVRVVPWEWHERITLRMELLGCDD, from the exons aTGAAACGTCCGGGAAATGTAATAACAGCGGCTGTAGCTACATTTACTCTTCTGCTGTGCCTGACTTCAGTCAGAG GTGACTTCTGTAAGGTGAATCTTTGCCATAATGGAGCAACATGTGTGACGGGGGTAGGTGACGATCCATTCATCTGTATCTGTGCAGATGGCTTCGGAGGAGACACCTGCAACCTGACAGAGACAG GACCGTGCAGTCCTAACCCCTGTAAGAATGATGGCTCATGCGAGATCATCGCTCCAACCAGACGAGGAGACGTTTTCAATGAGTACGTCTGCAAGTGCCAGCCGGGCTTTGAGGGAGTGCACTGCCAGACCA ATGTGAATGATTGTGCCAACCAGCCCTGTAACAATGGAGGGATATGTCGAGATCTTGATGGAGATTACACCTGCCAGTGTCCCTCACCGTATGTTGGAAAGCAGTGCCAGCTAC GTTGCATTTCTCTGctggggatggagggaggagcgATCGTGGAGTCACAGATCTCAGCGTCCTCTGTACACTACGGCGTTCTGGGACTTCAGCGTTGGGGCCCTGAGTTGGCTCGACTCAACAACCAGGGCATCGTCAACGCCTGGACGTCAGCAGCCCACGACAGGAACCCCTGGATCGAG ATTAACATGCAGAAGAAGATGCGTCTGACAGGCATCATCACTCAGGGCGCCAGTCGAATGGGCACAGCTGAGTACATCAAGGCCTTCAAGGTGGCGAGCAGCTTCGATGGAAACTCTTACACGACCTACAGAGTGGAGGGCCAACGTAGGGACAAG gtTTTCATGGGCAACACAGATAACGACAGCACAAAGACGAACCTCTTTGACCCTCCCATCGTCGCCCAGTACATCCGAATCATCCCTGTGATTTGCCGCAGGGCCTGCACGCTGCGCATGGAGCTGGTGGGCTGTGAACTCAATg TTTATTCAAACGCGGCAGGTTGCTCAGAGCCTCTGGGGATGAAGTCTCGCCTCGTCTCAGACGGCCAGCTCTCGGCCTCCAGCTCTTTCCGCACGTGGGGCATCGACACTTTCACCTGGCACCCTCAGTTTGCCCGACTGGACAAGCAGGGGAAGACAAACGCCTGGTCTCCTGCACACAGCAACCGCTCAGAGTGGATCCAG GTCGATCTAGAGAAGACAAAGCGCCTCACAGGCATCATCACTCAGGGGGCCAAAGACTTCGGGGTGGTGCAGTTTGTGTCGGTGTTTAAAGTCGCCTACAGTAACGATGGAGAGTCGTGGAGTATCGTGAAGGAGGAGAGCACCGGCGATGATAAG cttttCCAAGGTAACATCGACAACAACTCCCATAAGAAGAATCTGTTCGAGCCTCCGTTCTACGCCCGGTACGTCCGAGTCGTCCCCTGGGAGTGGCACGAGCGCATCACTCTACGCATGGAGCTGCTGGGCTGCGATGACTAG